The sequence CTTCATGAGACCATACTTGACGGGAAGAAATTTAACCTTGTAGCTAACTCCGCCCATGAATTCTCCTTGATCCTACTGGTGACTTCCTGGAATCAAGATAGCTTCTACTCTTTGCATCTGTGCTAAGCTTGTCTTCCCTTGAGTCGGATCCCACTTTTTGCTTTCGCTGCATTTCCTCCGCATATTGGCGCCATAAGATCTCTCTTTCTTTCCTCGGCATTTTAGAATATCTAGGATCAGATTTTAGAAGCTGTTTAGCAGTGGACCAGGAAGTAAGAACAGTCTTCCCATCTTCACTCACTTGATCACTTGCCTCTGCAGTTATGACCTCAGCTAACAGAACTTGGAACTCACGCGCACACCGCTGGAAATGTCAACAACATTTTTAGGTCAAATAGCAAATTTAGATGGAATTAAGGCCAACCCCCAGGATAAACCATTTAGCCAATGAGCCACCTCTTAGATGAGTCATAATCCTAGAGATAAAGACACTACTCAAGCTCCATAGGAAGCGCAGTAAAAGAATGATACTTAGACTGCTCGATAACAACCTCGAGGTGTGATCCTGATTGTTAATCAAAGCAAACTTTGATGTAGGACAATATAAACAAACATGGATCTGATTCATCTGGAAACCTTGTGACAAATTACCACTATTGCGCTAAAACTAATAGAAACTATGTTCTCTGCCATAAGAGATACCAAACATAAATACTACAAAAGCCATCGGATAACATTTATAATACAGCTGACATAACTCGACCACACAATTACCTCATAGAGTGACTTTACGTGATCTCGAAAAAGCTTTTCTGCATCAGATTTGTCTAAATCAGGGTTGATATAACGCCCTTGGGGATCTCTTTCCAATTTAGACTTTGATTCTGTCCAAGATGCCTAAAGAAATGCACAAAAGATTAGAAGTTGTCTTTTATTATTCATAGAATATAACTTAGCTTAAATTAATGAAATTTTACTTTTAGGGTCTGTGATGCGGGTCCTGCACAATGTGAAAGCACAAAAAGATAGATATAAGATGTTCTTTCCCACCTGCTTGCATGGTGGTCCATCCCAACCTAGTTTCTTTACTGCATCCACACCATGCAGACCTCCAACAGATCATTATGGATCTCTTAAAATTTAAGCTACTCCCAACCAAATAATTAGATGCAGAGAATTCAAAAACTTGAAAGAAGACAAATCTTCAGGTATTAAAACCATATAGTAGCTCAGTGGAGTAAGGGTTTGAAAACTACCTGAGGGTCTTTGATTGTCTCAACAAGCAAAGCTTGATAAGAAGAAACAGCCTCCTTCCTACGAACTTTAAGGCGCACTCTCTCCACCTCTTGTTCGTCTCTTTCTTTCCGTTTCCGCATTTCTCGTTCCCTTTCCTTGAGTTTATCCTGTAAATCACAACAATGTCAGATGAAAAAGATCCCAATTTATAGCATAAAGTAGTCCAGTTACGGATCTACATACACTTAAGATAGGAAACTAATCACACTGGCTAGTGACTAACATTGGATGGGTCAACCCTCAAATTGTAAGCAGAACATCGCCTGGCATTTTCATAATCTCATGAATGCTGAAATATATTACCAACCCTTGATCATTTTACAATGACGACCATGATATTGCCTCTTGACCATTGCTCATATTCAGATTGATGTCAGCCATATGACCTTACCAGGAATGCCACAAGTATGTCTAGTTAATATAGGCAAAATCACAAACTACAGGGTATCAATTTTAATATGCAGACATGCAATGACTCACCAAGTCTTTAATTAACCGACACAAATGCGATGATAAAAACTTTTCTGAAATAAAAACTGTTCAGAATAAGAGCTTAGACAAACCAAACCTGTTCATCTCTTTTCGCTTTTGACACTCTTTCCACTTCCTCTTCCACAGCTTTTAATTCAGATATGTATTCATCAAACAACATTTCTCTATCTTCATGCCCAACAGATTTGTATCTAGGGTCATCTCTTAGGCTATCTTTTACCTACACCAAGCACAAGAATATTAATATCTCTATTTAAATAGGAGCATAACATAATTAACAACGAAAAAAACTTTTAGCTCTGGATTTGACCAGTTTAGTGACCAGAGTTTACATTTCGAACACAATTTAGAAATGTTGTTATTTGCCAAATAGGCTAAAGAAGTTGAGGACTTCCCTCATAGGCGCAACACAAAAATTCTCACCAAGAAGTTTTTTATAAACAATTTTGGGTCCCTCTAGTTTCTGGCTTCCAGCAGATATATATTATTGTAAAAAGATTACCTATACCACAAACCAAATTGTTCCTAACATTATGCAAATAACAAACCAAACCTTTCGAACAACCAATACATGATAAAACAACACTTGCTTCTACTATAGTAAAATGATGACatgaaattattttttaataattCCCAAGCAAAATTCTGGTTGTCTGTTTAATTGGTTTGCCTTTCAAACAGTTAATGCATCAATTTTCAAGTATTTCGCATAAAGCAAACCTTCCTATTTGTGCAGTGACAGAATTGTACATCCAAACACCTGCATAAGATTCATTAGAATCAAACTAAGGAAAACAAGGACCATAAATCCAAGGTTACATCAGTTTGAATGCCATGAAATTGTGCATAGAAATACGCACCCTAGACCAACGCGAACTTGTATTTATATCTCCTTTATCTCGCAGCATAGACTTGAAGCTAGAAGTGGCTGCTTCTCTTGCAGCCCGAATCTTCTTTTCAGCTGCTCTCTTTAGTGGAAGAACCCTGCAAGcagattaaaaataataattaaataaccaATTCAATGTGACATGAAAGGCCAAAAGCAGCAGCATTTAAAGAATTGAACAATGAAAAAACTAGATGAACACTTAATTTAGATGAACATCCTCACATATGGACAACAGTTGCATAGAAATTTATCTGTGACAAGCAGCAGGTACACTTTTTTGTGTTACCGGAACAAAAGAAACCTCAAATGCTTGACGAAATCAAAGGGAAACTATATGCACAAAGGGTTAAAAAAATTCGACCAGATAAGAGTGAAATTTTTCCTGTTCAATTAGGTTTCAAGTCAGACTGATGACTGCTCTGACCATTCCTTACATACTAACTCTAAGACAACACGGTTTAGTGAAGAATTTTTATCTCAGACAATGTGATACCCGACGCGAGAAACCCATCTTTGGCAATGATTCCGGCATGTTTTCCCACACTACTTCAGCCCATGAGTTGGTACACTACTCCgttcaagaaattttcaaagtgttcTTTACCTAGCAATACTCATACTCATACACAAATAAGCATATGGCTGGATacgaagaaaataaataagatgCTGTATTGGCTACACCTGTAAGGACACAGGGCTATGGCAGTTGTTTTGAATGAAAATAATGTTGAAAATAAATTTCTTCCTCGGAAAAGAAAACAATTACGTAACTATGCTGAACActggcaataacaattttttcCTCTGATAATGATACAAACGCTAGCATGATGTGGACAGAGCAGTTGGAGAGGTGAAACTTCAAATTGCATACCTCTCATTCAATAAAAGCTCCCGTTCCTTGCGATCCAAAGCCTCAAAGCGTGGATCATTACCCCACTTCTTTTTGAAAGACTGGTAATCAGTCTTATGATCTATACCCTGGTAGGAGAACATTTTGTCAGCGAGCAACAAGGGTTTAAGGTTTGGTTCTAATAACACAAAACTGCGAACATGAAACTATACTAAAAACATGATAAAACAAGGAAACCTTATGATTCAAAGTATAACCTCTGAAGCTTCTTCGAGCAACTGCTTGAAATTCTCTATTGCTGCTTTCTGAGCGGCCCTCTTTTCCTTGCGCTCCTCCTCAGCGCGTGTGCGGACATAGTGTTCAAATAACGATCTGCGTGCGGAATAACCTGGAACAGCCTGTAAGAACAAAAAAATTCGGATAAGAAACGTAACAAACTGAACTCCTATTCCACAAAAATTCATCAGAGTGTACAGTATATAGGATACAGATTCATGGATGCCGCATAACTATCATGTATCAACCTTTACATATATACCGTTTACAAACTAACTTTATCCTAGCTTCCTCCGCCAGAAGAGCCGAGCTCAAATGGCCAAACGTTCCTCGAAAAGCATTACACATCAGCAAGATAAAAGAAAGAATCCACAATAGTAACAGATTAACTCGTTCAATAGCTTAAGCATTTCGCGCAATGTCGTCATAATGTACACCTTATAGGTTACAAGATTCAAAGATGCCACATAACTATGACACCGTACACAAGGTAGTCCTGTAATCCCATTAAGCTGAACTATCAATTCCTAACTCATCCTGTCACAACTGTAAAAATAGTAAATGGGGCTAACCAACTGTTAAATGGAATGCAGTGGTTGAAAAGTCCCAAATTTCCCGTAGTAAGAAATGCACAATCTTTAAACTCAACCAACCTTAAAACGTGGATCAAATACTATCTTTGGCAGCTCCTTCTCCCATTTCGAGAATGGTAAGATTCCACGTTCTTTAAGCATCTCCTGTAGACAGGCAAACAGAATTGATGTAAACTCCATTCGAAATCAAAAGAGTAGCTACAGAAAGTTTGTGAGCGAACACAAGTAATATATGACTAAAGCAAGCATCATCTGATCTGATGCATCCCTTCATCTGGAGCTGTCATGATAAGAAATCAGGAGAAGTGCATGTGAGCTTCGCATATGACCACATGGCCCATGCACAGAGAGATAATTTACTTCATCTAGACATAATTGCAGACCCCCATCTATGAAGGTGACGGGGGAAGTTGTTGAGGGACAGTATGTATTCTTACCAGATGTGATAAAGGTCTGAGTCAGCTGAACACTGAAGGTAACGATTTACTATGTAACTTAACAAATGACGTGCTGTGGTATTTGTTACCAACTTCCAAGAAATTTAATAATAGAGGATACCTTAAATTGCATTATACACTCCTCCTTAGTTGGCCCACTGTCCACATCTTCCGAGTCTGAAGATGAGTCTGACATATTCTCATCTACATTAGCATCCTTCTGTTTGTCTTTGCTGTTTTCGCCCAGGCTCTTTTTCACTGCCGCATCAGCTGGTTTAGAACCGTTAACATCTGATGCTGCAGGTATGGAGGAAGTTTGAAGAGGAGAAGAGGCAGCGGGAACACCGGAATCCTGTAGCTTTTTTTTAACCAAATCCAGAGCAGACGACGCTCCAGGTGCAGATGGTCTAAATGCAGTAGCATCCCGACCTCCCGTAGTAATGGCAGGAGTGCTCAGAGTAAAAGGGGCAGGTTCTTTCTCAGGTAAATTAGCATTTTGCACCAATAGCATACTTGTTTTAACGAGGTCTTCATCCTGTTTCTTTTTCAATTCTGTCACTTCACTGGGTATTTGCCAACAGCTAACCTGAAATAGAGAGAGATAGATAAGAAAAAGAGTTCCAGACTCCAATGTGAATTTCATATTTGGTCATCAGTAGCAGCTCAGTCGACGAGTTAAAAGCTCATGTTACTTCAATCCTCTTACAAATTTAACGCAAGATATAATCATGATTCACAAGTTTTAAGTTGCTCATCCGTTTAGGTCTCAAGTGTAGCTCACCTAATTCAAGGTGCAACAAAAATACAATTTAGTGCTTAATCTCTTCTTAAGATAGCATTCCTTATCAAAGCTCTAGAATTTGAGGATAATAAgtttaacttttgagcattctAGTAGTACAATGCGTTTCAGAATGGAAATTGCATGCCAGTAATACAATATATTTTTAAACTTAGACTAGGTAGGGAacattattgataaaaagggatcATATTGTTTCACAAATAAAAAATAGACTGTAAACGAGCAAACCTTGGTTATACTGTTGTAGTAGTACTTCTTTCCATCATCTGTGGTTACTGACGCCCAGTCAGTACCGGGCAATTTTTCCCTGAGTGCATCAGAGCATGAAAATGTTACAAGAAAAAACATGATTGAAGTCGAAGATATTTCATAACATgtgacgcaaaaaaaaaaaatcatggagaAGGCATGGCATCATCAATATCAAAAATGACCATTAATTAAGGCCAATGAAAAAGACAGAAGTTTCTATTTTTTCACAAAGTTATTTTCGAAGACTAATGAGAGAGAATGTTTACTTACCATGAAACAGGAGTTGGCTGAACTGTCACTTTATTAGGCTGCAAAATTGGACCCAATAGGAGTAAGTTCTACTGAATGGACAAAGATTCTGGACATTGAAAATGAACAGGGTACAATTTTGAATTAATAAAACAACTTTTTGTATTAAAAAATACCTAAGCAGTTAAGTATGTATTGTGCAAATTTAGACTAATACGTACAATTAACACAAACAAATCCTTTTATGTACCTCCCCCTTAAAACCTACAGGCTTCTCATATGTGGATTCTTTTGTGATGGCATTATAATAGTACACTACTCCTGTTTCAGCCTTGTGTGCAGTCCACGCATCTTCTTGGGTGTTGATAGAGCCTCCATCAGCGTTCATCTGCTTGTTGTGATCTGTGCAACACCCCAAGCAAGATTAATCAAAATGTTACATCACTATTTAATTAGCTAGAAATCGACTTGGAAACTCAAGAATACCGATTCCTGGAGGAGGTAATTCAGCTTGCATCCCTGATCTGCTTATAGATTGGGCAGGTCCAGTAGAAGATAGAGAGATCCCTCCAGGAGGTCCATGTGGGTGTACCACAAGAGGCTGTGAATCTGGCAAGGTTCCAGAAGACAAATTCACACCACGA comes from Papaver somniferum cultivar HN1 chromosome 7, ASM357369v1, whole genome shotgun sequence and encodes:
- the LOC113299527 gene encoding pre-mRNA-processing protein 40C-like; the encoded protein is MSSPMQVATQHAHEVGPPTPATGSSTTLASPTAAVPAPGGDSSPQKGSSDTKNDATLESPQTNSVTSPSFSYNAVSNGNSVSGNAEQPSTPDMKSNGPGVVASLQPPVQTSTTGPSFSYNIMPNNTAGATSHHFQSSTNTLFAAPQEARTATSASPNSQSLPLRVHPSSSSMWMPTAPAFPGRPVMPGTPSTSDLSGIPPSVSPSTSSSPAQFRQLTPPTTHIPYNSAVQQHFHPPYASRPAMPLPHQTPWLQPPPRGGFQNPPFLPYPPVLPGQHIMPIRGVNLSSGTLPDSQPLVVHPHGPPGGISLSSTGPAQSISRSGMQAELPPPGIDHNKQMNADGGSINTQEDAWTAHKAETGVVYYYNAITKESTYEKPVGFKGEPNKVTVQPTPVSWEKLPGTDWASVTTDDGKKYYYNSITKVSCWQIPSEVTELKKKQDEDLVKTSMLLVQNANLPEKEPAPFTLSTPAITTGGRDATAFRPSAPGASSALDLVKKKLQDSGVPAASSPLQTSSIPAASDVNGSKPADAAVKKSLGENSKDKQKDANVDENMSDSSSDSEDVDSGPTKEECIMQFKEMLKERGILPFSKWEKELPKIVFDPRFKAVPGYSARRSLFEHYVRTRAEEERKEKRAAQKAAIENFKQLLEEASEGIDHKTDYQSFKKKWGNDPRFEALDRKERELLLNERVLPLKRAAEKKIRAAREAATSSFKSMLRDKGDINTSSRWSRVKDSLRDDPRYKSVGHEDREMLFDEYISELKAVEEEVERVSKAKRDEQDKLKEREREMRKRKERDEQEVERVRLKVRRKEAVSSYQALLVETIKDPQASWTESKSKLERDPQGRYINPDLDKSDAEKLFRDHVKSLYERCAREFQVLLAEVITAEASDQVSEDGKTVLTSWSTAKQLLKSDPRYSKMPRKEREILWRQYAEEMQRKQKVGSDSREDKLSTDAKSRSYLDSRKSPVGSRRIHGRS